Genomic segment of Oncorhynchus keta strain PuntledgeMale-10-30-2019 chromosome 5, Oket_V2, whole genome shotgun sequence:
CAGTATGTTTCTCTGTTGTTGTCGTTTACAAGCCGGCAACACTATGAAAACACCAATTTAGAAAACATCGCTATCATTTAAGATGATCTTTGTCAAACAATTCACTTACTGTAGCTACAGGTGCTGTTCTCTATGGTTGTTAGCCTGTCTCAGAGCGTCTGCATCTGCCTCGGTCTCGGTCTGAATCGGCCTCATGCATACTGCTTGACAATCAAACCGTtgagaaggctgtgtgtgtgtttcgggaGTTACTGGTTGGACCGGATGCCAGACTAGTGAGAACAAGTCTCACCTACTATTTCACAATCCTTATCCATCTGTGTAGGCCTAAATTGTGGTTTCCACTCACCACACCGGTTTCTCCAACCATAACTGCTGCAAACAAATGCTGCTATTGTAAATTACTTTGATTATCATGATCAATCATTAATTAATTAACCATTTAATCAATCAAAATTGTTATTCCATTGTAAATTCTACAACACAATCAATTAACATTATCTGAGTCTCgcgtccgaaatggcaccctaatccttATATTATGCAAATTTGAATATGAACCTTCGAACccagttcccctctaatcagggaccaatttagacctgggacacaagGTGGGTTTTAGCTCATAGagagtgcacaatatagggaaaaAGAGTACCCCTTCGGTTGCATGCTGAGTCAGCCTCCCCCCGTCTCTCGGCCAGGCTCTGCAGTAGGGCGATTACAGTGTCACTTCAGCTAGTCTCTGCAACAGCGTTTCCACTAGATTATATAGCCATAAACtcaaaattcatgaaaacaaacatGAGCTTTTTGTACTTATTTTAAGAttaggcataaggttagtagtgtggttaatgttaggtttaAAAATCTAAATTTAAGAAGATGAATAGTAAAAATAGGCAGGGTTTAGCCATAATTATGGCTTTGTGGCTATAGAAGTTAGTGACAACCCGGAGCGATGACTGtcacttcctgtctctctcagccAGTCTCTGCAGCAGGGCAATGACTGTGTCCTGTTTGGAGGAAAGCAGCTCCAGAGCCGTGGCCATCCTACCCAGGGACTCTGCCATGCGCGCCTCCCTCCTCTCGCGCCTCCTCCCCCGGGCCTCCATCCTGCTGCGACGCCCCTGCTCCTCCTTGGCCTGCCCCTCCTGCCTCCTCAGGAACTCCTGCAGCAAGGAGGTGCCTTCTTCTGCTCGCTTCTGCTGCTGGGCCAGAAGGGAGGTAATGGAGGATCCCTTGGAGGAGAAGCGACAGCGCTTCTTTCTGCGGAGGTCTATGCGGCTGAGGTTGGAGGGGATGTGACGGGAGGCAGGGGGCTGTGCGACCGGAGCAGGGGAGGGGTTTGGCTGTAGAGGGTCTGTGTTAATGGCTATCCTGGGAGAGGGCGTGTCCAAGGGggtgggaagagggagggaggagcggacgggggtagggggagggagggatctgacaaaggtgtagagagggagggtggagggaactGGCGtgtggagtgggagggaggaggggacaagGGTGAGTGTCCGAGTGCATGCAGTGATGAGGTTGCCATGGGGAAGGAGGGGCTTCTGCTCTGTTTTGGTGGTTTCCGTGGCGACGTTCACCTTAGGGATGCTGGTTACTAGGGTAGGGCTGCTAGTGGTCTCGGCGCCGATGGTGTCACCAAGCATGGCATCCATCATCTTATGagcgagtgagagacagacagaaagagacagaatgtTGAGATAAGAGGGTCTTGTTAGCACCCTTGGGCAGCTTTGTTTCTTACTTTCATAATACACCCCCAATGTCACCCAACACTTTCAACAAAATGAAGAGATGGTTGCCTGACAACGTTCACGAAAATTATGCGTGAGCTACGCATGAGTAGAAGGTGGTGTGTTGCTGTGATCCTGAACAGCCCGTTAGCTcgaaacaatgacaagaaactgccatgtggGGCATTGTAGGTGGCTTGTATCTTGTTTGTGATACCATATCTTGTTTGTGATACCATGTCATGTTTTAAGGTGTTTTGACTTATACCACATCTATGATAATATGGCTCAAATGCGCTAGTTAGCTAACAACTGGCACGGTGTATTTGAGAGACAAACAGTGCTTATtgtgttttcaataaacatttgagGACAAAATATAGTTTCAATAATCCTATGATTCTAAGCCAACCCCTGTCTGTTTTGCCCAGAAGATGCACACGCATCGGTTTTCTTGCTAAACAACACACGTCTATCATAATAAAACAAACAAGTACCTCAAAGTACTCCCAGGAGGTTCTGGCCTGGCCGGTCTCCCTGCCTCTGTATTTGACCCTCTTGTAGGTGACGATCAAGTTGTTCCACTTGCGGCGTATCTTCTCAACGGGAAGACAATGACCCTGCTCCTCCAACTCCTTCTGTACGCTCTGGAAGAGCTGCGAACGCTCCCGCGTCCCGTACAGGCTCCAGCGGCGCCCCACTGCTTCGATCAAGTACACGATGGCCTGGTAGGAGAACTCTGGGGAAACCTGGGGAGGAGGCCGAGGAGTCGGGAGGGTCATGACTgcggctgaggagaggaaggaggttGGAGAAGAGGGATGTTTAATAAGTATATAAGTACTGTTAAGTCACTCGATCAGCTAGCCAGCATGCATGTGAGATTTGGTTCTGGGTGCTGCGGATAAATGGTACATCTACAGTAGGTGCTTAGACCAAGAAATATAGGAAGAGTCCTATTTATTTGATGTGCCCTATTTATTTTtactcccctccatctccttcactCTTTAACGGGAAAAATAAGACTCACCTGGAGCTATCTTTAAGATGGTTTTGCCATCTGCAGAAGTCGAGGAAAAGAAACGGTCAGCACTCACAGGATCTAGTGGACAGAAAGAAAGGCAGGTGTCACGTGCAAAACCGTCAAAATACAGTTTAGTATTTTGCGACAGTTCATAATATCAATAATATTCTGATAATTCATTATAGATTATACAAATATTTATAAGGTGTGCAGAGAATGTTCCTGTTTCTCCCGGTTTGCCTTTTACGTCCAATACCTTCACTATTCAGCTCTGGGTGTGCGGTAGATTCGGCCTATTATCTAATAGTGTTTTTAAAGTAAAAGTTAAAGTTCCTGTGAGACAAGACAAAAATATATGCTCTCGCTGTCTTACTTGTACGGTACCAACAACTTACACAGTACGATGGGTTTGCTGGTCGTTTTAGTTGCTAGCCGCCCATGCTGTGTTGAATATCCTGCATGGTCTTCTATTGGACCGCCTTCTCCCGGAGAAATATCATGACGAGCTACAGACTCCGTGGCTCTTTTGCCCGAAAGCAGCGAAGATGATTCGTCTTCATCGTCAAAGGACTCGGAGTCTTCACTTTTCACAGTGATATTCAACGACATTACCGCGTCTACCATGCGCACTGTCTTGGTTATGGAATCGCTCGACCACGTCTAAATAGGCTGCCTATGTGGCTGTTTCTCTCAATTCTTATTAGAAGGAAAAAGTTTGTCTTTCATTTAGATAAAGAAATTCGCCTACAAACCCCAACATCAGCCACTATTGCAGTATTTGCATTCTCGGACATGTGACTTTACAACAAGCTGAAGAGAAATGGCTGCGTACTTTACCAGGCATGTCTGCGCAACGCTGCTTCGCAGCTCTGGGCATGGATTTGCTGCTGGCAATTGTGGTGACGTGTACTAGCGTGCGCAGGCCCTGCACGAGTGCAGAGACGCAACGCAGACGCTGCCCAGACTGCCCTGAAGAGGGCGCTGCTGCTCTGTCTGACATTCTCCTCAACAGAACCGCACGTACAAGGCGGATACAAAGAATTATGAAGGTGACATCAAAGatggaacaatgagacagatatttcactggatgtttaaatgtgaagcatccgcttgACGTTTCCACTCGCTTCCAAATATGGTACTGAGAGGAAGACTTACTGGCGGATAAtgggagaagatggaacgagatggattttggccgacattctgcaaatgttctcaccgatgaaacatttgatctcaaagttttctgttcccaaaactagaatatgttatgaacagagtggactaaaGTGTGTAGACTTTAACCTTTGCAAACGTTTTTTTTAATGCCGTTGTTTAGGAGTTATTGCACACGCGCACTTCACGTAGTAGGCGTTCCCTCACGGAAATATGCAATATGCGCCAATAGGATTTCGCTATCTCGTGCAtggctctgcctgcctgcccgcccgcccCCTGAAGGGGTTGCTGAATGGAGTACTCTTGAACTCTCTCTCAAATAGATCCTTCAATCTTTCGCCCATTCCACGGAACTCTGCATTATCCCTCAGAAAAAAAGACAGACACATTTGTATAGAAAACATAGTAAAAAAGCTAGAAGTGCAATAAACAACTAATTTAGCCTAATTCATATTCGTTATGGATTTAAACAAGGGCACATTATTAAAGTGTTATTCATTCATTAGCACAAGTTGACTAGTATAATCAAAATGTTAGCCCTGGGTCTTCACATTGGATACTGCAGTAGTGCAGTCTCACCCTGTTAAATGTGGCACAGTTGGTGAAGATAAGCAACACATCAGACACAAAGTTTTGCACTGTTTGGTAGAGATTctgttgaagcaccattggcagcgattacatacCTTGAGTCttggcttggcacacctgtatttgaggattTTCTTGCATTCTTCtttgaagatcctctcaagctctatcaggatggatggggagcgtcactgcacagcaattttcaggtctctccagagatgttcgatctggttcaagtccgggatatggctgggccactcaaggacattcagagacctgtcccgaagccactcctgcgttgtcttggctgtgtggttaaggtcatgtcctgttggaaggtgaacctttaggtcctgagcactctggagcaggttttcatcaaggatctctctcccagtccctgccgctcaaaaacatcctcacagcatgatgctgccaaggTAAAAAACAATCTAGCTGGATGGTTTTTATCAAAATCTTGGCAGTGGTGTCATTTCAGCAAAAATCGAGGGCATGGAATGGCAAAATGACTTCCGTAGCTAGCCTAGGTTTTCAGTGGCCTTGCTTTCATGCGTAAGGGACTGTCAATGGTGCGGATAGAGCACAGCAGAGATTCCGTGCCAACCTGTCACTTTTGGTCAAAAGCACTCTATGGTGTTGGCATTTGAACTTTGTTTATTGTGGTAGAGCGTGATATAAGCCgaattcaatataattccaatGCAAAAACCCAAATGACTCCCCTGGGTATAGCTACAGTGCCTGAAggaagtatttacaccccttgacattttccacattttgttgtgctataGGCGGAATTTTAAATGAATTAAATTGAGTGTttctggtctacacacaatatcccataatgtcaaagtggaattatgtttttagaaatgttcacAAATTAATAGAAAATGAGAAGAAGAAATGTCTTGATTCAACAAGTATTCAatcccttttgttatggcaagccaaaataagttcaggagtacaaatgtacttaacaagtcacataatagtgtttaacatgattttcaaatgactacttcatctctgtaccccacacaatgatctttaaggtccctcagtcaagcagtggatttcaaacacagattcaaccacaaagaccagggatgttttcccaatgcctcgcaaagaaggaccCCTTATTGGTAGATAAACATGATGAAGTTAATTAAACcgtggatggtgtatcaatacatctagtcactacaaagatacaggcgtcctttctAACTCATTTGGTGGATAGTATGGAACCCACCATTTCACCATGAgggcaatggtgactttaaaacagttaagagttgaatggctatgataggagaaaactgaggatggatcaacaaaatcgtagttactccacaatactaacctaactgataGAGGGAAAAAAAGGGAGGCTGTACAGACTAAAAATACCTTTTGCCAAAAAAATGGCTAAGCAATCGTTTTTGGGTCCTGAATACAGTGTTATTTTTGGGGCAAATTCAATACAACAAatgactgagtaccactctccatattttaaagctagtggtggctgcatcaagttatgggtatgcttgtttgtaatcgttaaggactggggagttttttttTAGGATACAAATTAAAtgtaatggagctaagcacaggcaaaatccgaaaggaaaacctggttcagtctgctttccaccaggcactgggagattaattcacctttcagcaggacaataacctaaaacacaaggccaaatctacattggagttgcttaccaagacagcattgaatgttcctgagtggccgagttacagttttgacttaaatctacatCGAAATCTATGTCAATAATGTACAATCCagatgtggaaagctcttagagacgtacccagaaagactcatagctgacaaaggtgcttctacaaagtattgactcaggggtgttgAAAGTTCTGTATCggtattttcaatacatttgcaagaatttcttaaaacctgttttcatttGTAATTATTGGGTATTATGTTTAGATGGGTGAGAAtgtgtatttaatccatttttaattcaggctgtaacactgtgaatactttttgaaggaaCTGAATCTTGTAGCCTATATTCATTACCAAAACCTCCATGCGTTAGTGTGTAGAGCGCCGTCCATTGTGCTGATACAGTGCAGCAGAGATAGGCAACAGATTTCGTCCAACCTCAAGCAATGGTCATAGTCTCTGCATTTGAACGTTATGTTTGTGGTGTAGTGTGATATAAGCAGAATTCAATATCATTTCAATGCCCCCTTAGTCACTTTATCCTGGTGTCAGGTCTGGAACGCCACCATCCTGATCTCAGCACCCTTCACCGCGTTCTTTATTGCCCTGACTGCCAAGATGCTCATCAAACCCCCCCAATGGCCACCCCAACTCACTGCAGCCAACCTGGCCCCCAGCCCCGCTCACCTCATTACCCACAACCTCCCACCACACCCAAGGCTCCAGGAACTCCACCGCCCGGTCCACCCCATCTGCAGCACCCACCCCCAGCCCAATCAGAAGCCCCAAGAAGGTGGCGTTGAGCAGCGAAGCGACCCAGACAGGACCTCTGCTATCCAGACCAATGAGACGACTGCTACTCCTCTAAGTAGCCCGACGGCGGCCCCTCTGGCCGTGGCTCTCAACACCACTTCCACAAAGAGGTGGTAGTCCAGCTGTCTTGTTGGTGGCAGCGACTCTGCTTCCCCTGGACTTCCCTCTTCCTCCAAGTCTTCCAGTCCCAGTGCTATCTTTGTCAAATCGGTGACCATTGTTGGTCACCActttcaaagtgtgttgcattatggggtTAAAAATAACCAGACTTGCACCTACATGTTGACTGCATTAACTTGACAAAACTCATGTGATCTATGGTCATGAAGTTTTGACTGCAAGTTTATGCAGTTGCTTTTTACCAACTCCATCCTGCAGCCAACGCTTGCACATTGTGGGTGGATCTATTTTCAACCAATCATTAAGTTGTTTTTGTTTTACCATGCAAACGAGACCAGAGACATGAATGTGATATTTGAGGCTCTCTCCTATGATTCTAAGCCAACTGTTTTCTTTGCCTAGAAGATCTGCAAACATTTTATTTTGCGATAGCTCATAATTTCAATACAATTCTGATCTTTCATTATAGATTGTAATAGCATTTTCCTGTTTCTCCAGTTTTTGTCTCCCAGCACCTTGCTAGCTAATCATCTCTGGGTGTGCAGTAGATTATGCTATTATCCACTAGTATTTCTAAAGTTAAAGTTCCTGTGAAACAAGACTGAAATATGaaatatatatctctgtctgagtatacagtaccAACAACTTACAAAGTACTATGGGTTTGGTAGTCGTTTTTGTTGCCAGCCGCGGTCATCTTTTGGACCACCTTCTCCCGGAGAAATATCATGAAGCTGCACTCTTTACTCGAAAGCAGCAAAGATTATTCGTATTCTTTATCAAAGGGCTCTGAGGTTACGTTCCAAACACTTAAAAAACAcaccctcagccctcaaattaagtggacacttctgcATTCTTTACCAAGCATGTCAGCATAACGCTGCTGCGCAGCTTTGGGCAGGGATGCACTGCTGACAATTGTGGTGACGATACCAGCGTTGGGCAGAGACGCAAAGCACACGCTGCCCAAACTGCCCTGAAGAGGGCGCTTCTGCTCTAATGATATTCTCCTCAACAGAACCAAATTCTGGAAGGCTACACACAGTCAAACAAGTAgacctacatacagtatgttctaCAATGTTTCAGAAATTCATGAGTTTATTTTCAACAGAATCCCCGAACATAAATATAGTGAGGCCTAAACAGAAGTAAGAACCTGGAAGGTAAGACATTCTAAGTCTCTTTCTTGCATGAGAGATTAAATGAAATTTAGTCTCTTTCTTGCATGAGAGATTAAATTAAATTGCATCACCATTATATTTCAATTATTATGACACACCCATTTTGACTGTTAGAATTAATTAAATAAATTAATGAAATGACTAGATGGATAACAATGTACATGCAAGTCTGTATGAAGGCTCTATAGAAAGACCAGGGCATGGTGAATATTCCCTGTTGTCTCttagctcacagatcactgcaccagtacatagctcatctgtaaatagcccatccaatctacctcatccccatactgtatttatttatttatcttgctcctttgcaccccagtatctctacttgcacattcatcttctgtacattctaccattccagtgtttaattgctgtattgtaattacttcgccaccatggcctatttattgccttacctctcttatcctacctcatttgcacatgctgtatatagatttttctactgtattattgatttgtatgtttgtttattccatgtgtaactctgtgttgttgtatgtgtcaaactgctttgctttatcttggccaggtcacagttgcaaatgagaacttgttctcaactagcctacctggttaaataaaaaatataaaaaatagtgAGAGTACAGTACAGACTTGATGAAGGCTCTACTGGCTGTTGGATGCAGTTGGATGCTGAAGCTGGATGCTGAATGTACTCTTGAACTCTCTCTCAAATATATCCTTCAATCTTTCGCCCATCACACAGTACTCTGCATTATCCTTCAGAAAAAAGACAGACACATTTGTATAGAAAACATAATAAACTAACTAGAAATGCAATAAACAACTCATTTAGCAAAGACACATTGTTATTCATGCATTACCATAAGTAAAGTTGACTAGCATAATTCCAATATTTTCATGGAGTCTTCACATTGGATACTGCCGTAGTGCAGTCTTACCCTGTTAAATGTGGCACAGTTGGTGAAGATAAGCAACACATCAGACACAAAGTGTTGCACTGACTGGTAGAGATTCTGCTGCAGCTTCTCCACAACCCTGTCCAGCCATATAGGGGTCTTTATCACACTGGTGTAGTTTCTCACCTGGCAATGAAACACACAGATGGAGATATATGTTaactttgacacacacacagacacagatgcacgcagacagacatgcacacagacacgcacacacagagagagaaccaagCAAACATACATTGATGCATGGATCTTTCACAAAGATGTGGTCGTCATCTGCATGGTAGAGACACAGCAGGAGGTACTGGCATTCCTGTCAGAGTAAACACACCATTATGTGACTGATCAAAGACTGTTTACATTTTAAGTCTGAATAAATATTTAATGTCAAGTATATAGTGATGTTTATAATGGACAGACAGACCGATAGGTCGATTGATTGAAGGCAATTTGCCCAATGGTAGATGTCATTCATTCAGGCTCCTCACCAGTGGGTGGTCAGAGATTCGGCAGGTCAAGGCTTCCTGGTAGGTCATTTGTTTGGGGTAGTGCCACGACTGACTGGCCCTCAGTACACAGAATGTACACAACCACGGACGATCATCCCTGTgattatttacacacacacacaacatttcaATAGTGCACAAATAATCTGACAGCTAAGTTTACCAACACAGAACAAACATACCTCTCTTGtatcaatctctttctctcacactgtctctcatcAACCCTCAACTCTTCTCACCCCAGCATAGCGTCATCTACAATAGGAAGATGACATCTCTGATGGAAGGAGCGAGGACACTCATCACAGCATATCAAGCTACCCTGGCTTCTACAGATGAAGCAGTCGTCATCGTTATCCTGATCATGCTgccaagacagagaagagaggaaggtgagaaggAAATGGTTAACAATCAAGCACCTGTTTGTGTGTTAACGAATATCGTGCATATTGGTTTCTCACACTCTTGGGTGTAAAACAAGGAGACTCCGGATCAAAGACTCTGTTTGCTATGTTTTATTCATGATTTggtgtgtcgtgtctttggctatgccggatgaagtgatatgacatgctattctaatcaatattacctgattgagctaatcatgtaaatgtaattaactagagagtcgggcagctgttatcttccgaataaactcttaaagacctagtaatattttacatcaatagcagtcaatattaatcgtcatcttaattcagtgtcatctgaaagttgtaaattcttagttacctgcacgaaccctggctaacaagttgaatcagcaatgcaaaattgggtttaattatttatttactaaatactcaactaatcacacagaattacacatacacacatatttaAATCAtgacttgattacaaattacgtcataaaggaaaacatccctagcgggcagaacagatatgacagctggttacacaaaagaaaaggggctgggtttgagtgaaagagcgggaagactgaggaacaaagggtgaagctgtgctatcgtaaatacagtatcttatgcattctaaattaccgctcATTTGGAagaggaaaatgcaataaatatttactctgagctgcgcttcggtaggttggtggtagatggaaggccgtgttgcccaaccgagtcctttgtcccctgaagaatgtctctgctggtaaattgaatgcattgtagtaacgtcgttgtgtggtagacgggatactctgtctgttccttcctaacccttgtttgcagcggctgttgctaactcaatggcTAGGAGGTATCCCTTCTGTAGTAAATAagagttcataccattcgcaaccaaagctcacgctgatgttggcttcgttctgtagttattatctgaaccattctgacatcggaccgtcgtcctcggaaaaggaggttatattgtcgtcaagggtttatataggaagggagaggagggcgtgtttgaaatgttttatagcccatgtctcttcacaggggcgggccactgattgagcagagccctaccttatgaaaacccaaatctcacattttagaagctaacatcacatttcatcccatcacgaaacatttcatattcaaacatttaaattgaacaacaattccatgtgaatccgataactctgatgtgtagactttccactgtagagtttatgtcatcttattattgatgagaatgtctcagatgataaccgaactgacatcatattcattaagtaccaccgcatatgttcagttcgtcggattaccagaatatagttcatttccccctaccttctgatgttcccagaatctctatgttaaccaagggttttgcaaatgtaacatcagtagggtagagagaggaaaaaggggggaagaggtatttatgactgtcataaacctaggCCAACGTCATAAAAGGGAAAAAATTGAAACAGTTAAATATTGGAGTAATATACaatgcattctgaaagtattcagaccccttgactttttccagattttgttaagttacagccttattttaaaactgcctggtttcctccagacgtgacgattggcattcagggccaaagagttcaatattggtttcatcagaccagagaatcttgtttctcatggtctgagttaTTTaagtgccctttggcaaactccaagcgggttgttatgtgccttttactgaggagtggcttccatctgattggtggagtgcctgattggtggagtacttcagagatggttgtccttttggaaggttctcccatcctccacagaggacctcttgagctctgtcagagtgtccATCGGGTTCCTGGGCATCTCCCTGACGAGGCCCACcacccccgattgctcaatttggcaatttggttccaaacttcttccatttttagagtgatggaggccactgtgttattgggaaCATTCTATGCTGTCCATAGAGCTCCtgcaattccttcaacctcatggcttgcactgtcaactgtgggaccttatatagacaggtgtgtgcctttccaaatcatgtccaatcaattgaatttaccacaggtggaatccaatcaatttgtagaaacatctcaagaatgatcaatggaaacaggatgcaccttagctcaatattgagtctcataggaaagggtctgaatacttatgtaaataaggtatctgtttttagtTTTTTCTAAATTcgcaaacatttttaaaatactgttttcaatttgtcattacggggtagattgatgagaaaaaaatattgaagcaattttagaataaggctgaaacgtaacaaaatgtggaaaaagtcaacaggtctgaatactttccgaatgcaccctATGATGATGAAATGCGGATGATATTATTTTAATGGCAGAAACTGAACAAGACCTGCGGAAAATGTTATTATGTGCAGTCAATTggtgcaaaaatatatatatatatatataaatattgagAATCATGATTTGTTGTGGTGGTGAAATGATTGAGTTTAGTAGCAATTATATTGATGAACATATGACCTTCCTATATGGCACATCTGCTCTGGCTGACTCAGCAAGTAGAGTTCTTGGGGGAGTTATAGGAAAAACCAAAATACAGAGATATTGTATTTGCCACATATTCCAAACTTTATCAGACGTACGTGTCCTGTTCTGGACTATTCAGCAGGAGTGTGAGTTGCTAAGAGGTATATCAAAGCAGTATGTTATTTTCTAAGTGTCCACAACTTTGCACTGGCATTAACCTGGACATGGGCTGGGatccctgtgaggtgagatggaaggcgTACATAGTGAGACTTTGGAATAGACTGTTGGATATGCCTTTTGCCAGAAAAGTGTTCAATGGGATCTGTTCCACAGGAGGAGCCTGGGAAACCAAAATGTCGAACCTTTTCCAGCAGTCTGACTTTTAACATTTGCACAGAAACCAAATTAAGGGAGACAGACACTATTAAGAAACAACTGTCGACAACTGTAATATGAAAATAAATGGGTGGGGGAGATGATTCATAAACCCAAATTGAgaaccttttgtttgattaagggTGAATTTATGTGtgagagatacagtatattatgtaCAACCTACCTAAAAGCAAGAGATTGTTATgtgtaagatcagggatattgcccgtgcgtattgaaacaggtcggGATAATGGTAAAATGGAACCTTGAAGAAATAAAGAATAACATTAATTTTATCATCCATTGCTCTTTCTACCACGATATATATACATTTGTCCTTATTTCAGGAACCCACCAGATTTACCCTGGCaatatgtggctgagtgatgaggagaaactgaa
This window contains:
- the LOC118384353 gene encoding uncharacterized protein LOC118384353 isoform X2; the encoded protein is MSDRAAAPSSGQSGQRLRCVSALVQGLRTLVHVTTIASSKSMPRAAKQRCADMPDPVSADRFFSSTSADGKTILKIAPAAVMTLPTPRPPPQVSPEFSYQAIVYLIEAVGRRWSLYGTRERSQLFQSVQKELEEQGHCLPVEKIRRKWNNLIVTYKRVKYRGRETGQARTSWEYFEMMDAMLGDTIGAETTSSPTLVTSIPKVNVATETTKTEQKPLLPHGNLITACTRTLTLVPSSLPLHTPVPSTLPLYTFVRSLPPPTPVRSSLPLPTPLDTPSPRIAINTDPLQPNPSPAPVAQPPASRHIPSNLSRIDLRRKKRCRFSSKGSSITSLLAQQQKRAEEGTSLLQEFLRRQEGQAKEEQGRRSRMEARGRRRERREARMAESLGRMATALELLSSKQDTVIALLQRLAERDRK
- the LOC118384353 gene encoding uncharacterized protein LOC118384353 isoform X1: MVDAVMSLNITVKSEDSESFDDEDESSSLLSGKRATESVARHDISPGEGGPIEDHAGYSTQHGRLATKTTSKPIVLYPVSADRFFSSTSADGKTILKIAPAAVMTLPTPRPPPQVSPEFSYQAIVYLIEAVGRRWSLYGTRERSQLFQSVQKELEEQGHCLPVEKIRRKWNNLIVTYKRVKYRGRETGQARTSWEYFEMMDAMLGDTIGAETTSSPTLVTSIPKVNVATETTKTEQKPLLPHGNLITACTRTLTLVPSSLPLHTPVPSTLPLYTFVRSLPPPTPVRSSLPLPTPLDTPSPRIAINTDPLQPNPSPAPVAQPPASRHIPSNLSRIDLRRKKRCRFSSKGSSITSLLAQQQKRAEEGTSLLQEFLRRQEGQAKEEQGRRSRMEARGRRRERREARMAESLGRMATALELLSSKQDTVIALLQRLAERDRK